TTGTTCCGGACGGGACCATTCCGGCCCCGGTTGTGCCCTGGAAGGTGTATTCTTTGGGCGGTTACCCCTGCTGCGCCCCGACAGGGGATTATGGGAATGATGTTTGGACCCGGTTACCATTTCGCTTACTCCAGATGAATGAATGTTACTCACGTCGTACTGCCAAAAACGTTCTGGTGGTGTATACATTGAATTCAGCTTTGAAATAACAGGCACCTGGATGAAAGGATTTTTGAAAAAATCCATGTGAAGATCTCCTCGCCGTTTTCATGCCTCCCCGGAAATACCGGAAGAAACGGGGAGCAGGGTTCCCGCGGTCAGGGCACACGTAGAAACCTAAAATATTAAAAAAACGTATAGAGCTCTACAGATCAGCTCATTTCTAAAAACAGAAACGGGCGGAGCATGTTAATGAGCGACGATTCCTATCTCGATCAACAACCACTTGGACCAGTAACCTTTGCAGAAAATCCCGAACCCCGCTGCCCCTGCCTGTTACTGCTGGATACATCCGGATCCATGGCAGGAAAGCCAATAGCTGAACTCAATGCCGGGCTCAGGGCATTTTACGAAGAACTGCAGGGAGATTCCCTTGCTTCAAAACGTGTTGAGGTCGCGCTCATATCATTTGGCCCGGTCAGGATCATCAGCAATTTCAATACCGCGGATTATTTCCTTGACCCGACCCTGGTGGCCGAGGGCGACACTCCCCTTGGCGAAGCGATCCGTCAGGGTATCGACCTTGTCAGGAAGCGCAAGGATGAGTACCGTGCAAACGGGATCTCCTTCTACCGCCCGTGGATCTTCCTGATCACCGACGGATCCCCCACGGACACGTGGCAGCACGCCGCAGCCGCTATCCGGGAAGGGGAGAGTTCGAAATCCTTTGCATTTTTTGTTGTCGGCGTCCAGAATGCCGACATGAAAACCCTCAGGCAGTTATCCGTGCGCGAACCGCTCAAGCTCCAGGGGCTTAAGTTCCGGGAATTTTTCCAGTGGCTCTCCAATTCCATGAAATCCGCTTCACGGAGCAACCCCGGGGACAGGATCCTGCTCGCTCCACCCTCCGGCTGGAGTGAGATATGACATGGATGCACATTGCAGCATCTGTCACGGGAATCTCGCACAAGAACCGGCATGAGACCGGCCAGGATTACTGCAGGGCAACGGTCGTCCAGTTCGGCGACCGCGAATATTTCATAGGGCTTGCAGCTGACGGCGCCGGAAGTACCACCGAAGGGGGCGTGGGTGCACAGATCGCCTGCGACACCAT
Above is a window of uncultured Methanoregula sp. DNA encoding:
- a CDS encoding VWA domain-containing protein; amino-acid sequence: MSDDSYLDQQPLGPVTFAENPEPRCPCLLLLDTSGSMAGKPIAELNAGLRAFYEELQGDSLASKRVEVALISFGPVRIISNFNTADYFLDPTLVAEGDTPLGEAIRQGIDLVRKRKDEYRANGISFYRPWIFLITDGSPTDTWQHAAAAIREGESSKSFAFFVVGVQNADMKTLRQLSVREPLKLQGLKFREFFQWLSNSMKSASRSNPGDRILLAPPSGWSEI